One Skermanella pratensis genomic window, GGTCCGGCCGATGGCTGCCGAACTGCCGGCCTATGCCGGCCTTTTCGCGGCTGCCCTGCTGGCCGCCACGATCCTGCCCGCGCAGTCCGAGATCCTGCTGGCGACCCTGCTGGCGCGCGGCGGGCTGGACCCCGTGCTTCTGGTCGCGACCGCCTCGGCGGGCAACGTGCTGGGGTCGGTCCTCAACTGGCTGCTCGGCCGGTTCCTGATCCATCTGCGCCACCGCCGCTGGTTTCCGCTGAAGCCCGCCGTTTACGACAGGGCGGTCGGGTGGTATGGCCGGTACGGCGTCTGGTCCCTGCTGTTCGCCTGGGTGCCCGTCGTGGGCGATCCGCTGACGGTCGTCGCCGGCGCGCTGCGCGTCGATCTGGCGCGCTTCACCATCCTGGTTGCGATCGGCAAGGTCGGGCGCTACGTCTTCATAGCACTTTCGACCCTATGGTGGACCGGCGGCTCGGGATGATCGGTTCGCTGCGGCAACACAACGCGGATGAATTTCGAAACAAATGCATCGGACGCTGAACCACCGATGGACGCAGGTGTTCTGGTAGGGGAAATCTTGGCGGGGACGACATGGGACTGCGCAACGGCCTGTGGCTGATCGCGGCAGCGGCAGCCATACCGGGACTGCTGCTGTCGGCGGCATTGCCGGCCCTGGCGCCCGCGCCCGATCCGGTTCCCGCCTCCCGGATCATCCTGCCGGCGCCGCCCCCGGGCGGCCAGGTGGACAACGCGGCCCTTCCGGGAGCGATCGTCCCCGGCATCGCGAGCCCGGCGGCACCGCTGCCCGGCGGCGTGTTCGCCTTTCCGCCTCTGGCGATGGCCGGAATGGCCGGGGCGCTGATCTCCGGCCTGCTGGCGGCCGGAGCGGCCCGCCTGGTCCTTCAGCGCAGCCATGCCGGCGCGCCGCGGGCGGAGGAGGGCTCGCGGGGGAGCGTGAGGGAAGGCGACGAGGAGCGGTTGCGCGGCATGGCCGAAGCGTTGCCGCAGATCGTCTGGATCACCGGCCCCAACGGCGAGAACGAGTATTTCAACCGCCGCTGGTTCGAATATTCCGGAGCCGCCCCGGACGACCCCAATGCCTGGCGCGACCATGTCCACCCGGATGATCTCGACGGGCTGCTCGAGTCCTGGCGGACGGCCTACGCCTCCGCCAGCCCCTGGCAGGCGGAATACAGGCTTCGCCGCGCCGACGGAGCCCATTTCTGGCATCTCGGGCGCGCCACGCCCGTGCTGGATCATGCCGGACGGATCGTCCGCTGGTTCGGCACCGCGACCGACATCGACAGCCAGAAGCGCATCCAGGCGGAGCTGGCCCGAACCGCCGCGGAGCGCGAGCAGCTGCTGCGCCAGAAGGATCTGCTGCTGCGGGAGGTGCATCACCGCGTCCGCAACAATCTCCAGCTGATCTCCAGCCTGCTCAGCCTGCAGAACCGGACGATCACGGACTCGGGGACCCTGCAGCATTTCACCGAGGCCCGCGGGCGGATCGAGGCCGTGGCCCAGGTCCACGAGCAGCTCTATCTTACCGACCAGCCCGACCTGATGGATTTCGCGGCCTTCCTCCAGGGGCTGTGCGCGAACCTCTCCAG contains:
- a CDS encoding YqaA family protein, translating into MAAELPAYAGLFAAALLAATILPAQSEILLATLLARGGLDPVLLVATASAGNVLGSVLNWLLGRFLIHLRHRRWFPLKPAVYDRAVGWYGRYGVWSLLFAWVPVVGDPLTVVAGALRVDLARFTILVAIGKVGRYVFIALSTLWWTGGSG
- a CDS encoding sensor histidine kinase, whose translation is MGLRNGLWLIAAAAAIPGLLLSAALPALAPAPDPVPASRIILPAPPPGGQVDNAALPGAIVPGIASPAAPLPGGVFAFPPLAMAGMAGALISGLLAAGAARLVLQRSHAGAPRAEEGSRGSVREGDEERLRGMAEALPQIVWITGPNGENEYFNRRWFEYSGAAPDDPNAWRDHVHPDDLDGLLESWRTAYASASPWQAEYRLRRADGAHFWHLGRATPVLDHAGRIVRWFGTATDIDSQKRIQAELARTAAEREQLLRQKDLLLREVHHRVRNNLQLISSLLSLQNRTITDSGTLQHFTEARGRIEAVAQVHEQLYLTDQPDLMDFAAFLQGLCANLSRPGVPVICTRDPPMELPIDEATPLALIANELITNAVEYAYPDEGGVVISGGPVRVILEGRSPGRVELRVEDDGVGLPLDFEQGHGRLGIRLVRQLTRQLRGQLSTGDCGAGRSGTSVCISFDSEPAPPIDLWGNRDVIR